The Fragaria vesca subsp. vesca linkage group LG2, FraVesHawaii_1.0, whole genome shotgun sequence genome includes a window with the following:
- the LOC101313082 gene encoding calcium-dependent protein kinase 11-like, which translates to MKKASTHTVLPYETPKLRDHYLMGKKLGQGQFGTTYLCTHKTTGEMYACKSIPKRKLICREDYDDVWREIQIMHHLSEHPFVVQIKGTYEDAVFVHLVMELCAGGELFDRIVKKGHYSEREAAKLIKTIVGVVEACHSLGVMHRDLKPENFLFDNPSDDAKLKATDFGLSIFYKPGQVFHDVVGSPYYVAPEVLSKIYGPEVDVWSAGVILYILLSGVPPFWAETEAGIFRQIMQGKIDFDSEPWPSISESAKDLMLKMLERDPRRRITAHEVLCHPWIVDDRVAPDKPLDSAVLSRLKQFSAMNKLKKMALRVIAERLSEEEIGGLKELFKMIDTDNSGTITFEELKVGLKKVGSDLMESEIKSLMEAADIDNSGTIDYGEFLAATLHMNKMEREENLIAAFSFFDKDASGYITIDELQQACKDFGLGDVHLDDMIKEIDQDNDGRIDYGEFAAMMRKGGDHGTIGRNRTASRNFNFNLADAFGIKEST; encoded by the exons ATGAAGAAAGCGAGCACTCATACAGTATTACCTTATGAAACCCCAAAACTGAGAGATCATTACCTGATGGGCAAGAAACTTGGGCAAGGCCAATTCGGAACCACATATCTATGTACACACAAAACTACAGGGGAAATGTATGCTTGCAAATCCATCCCAAAGCGTAAGCTCATTTGCAGAGAAGACTACGATGACGTTTGGCGGGAGATTCAGATCATGCACCACTTGTCTGAACACCCATTTGTGGTTCAGATCAAAGGAACATATGAGGATGCTGTGTTTGTGCATTTGGTCATGGAGCTTTGTGCTGGTGGTGAGTTGTTTGATAGGATTGTTAAAAAGGGTCATTACAGTGAAAGAGAGGCCGCTAAGCTCATAAAGACAATTGTTGGGGTTGTTGAGGCATGTCACTCTCTTGGGGTCATGCACAGGGATCTCAAGCCTGAGAATTTCTTGTTTGATAATCCTTCTGATGATGCCAAGCTCAAAGCCACCGATTTTGGCTTGTCTATCTTCTATAAGCCAG GACAAGTATTTCATGATGTCGTTGGAAGTCCCTATTATGTCGCACCAGAGGTGTTGTCAAAGATTTATGGACCTGAAGTGGATGTGTGGAGTGCTGGCGTTATACTTTACATTCTATTGAGTGGGGTGCCTCCTTTCTGGGCAG AAACTGAAGCAGGGATCTTTCGACAAATTATGCAAGGCAAAATAGACTTTGACTCCGAGCCTTGGCCTAGTATTTCAGAAAGTGCAAAAGATTTGATGCTAAAAATGCTTGAGAGAGACCCAAGAAGAAGAATAACTGCCCATGAAGTCTTAT GTCACCCATGGATTGTTGATGATAGGGTTGCCCCAGACAAACCGCTAGACTCTGCAGTTTTATCTCGACTCAAGCAGTTTTCTGCAATGAATAAGCTAAAAAAGATGGCTCTTCGT GTTATTGCAGAAAGACTTTCAGAGGAAGAAATTGGAGGTTTAAAGGAGTTGTTCAAGATGATTGATACTGATAATAGTGGGACAATAACATTTGAGGAACTTAAAGTGGGATTGAAAAAAGTGGGCTCAGACCTAATGGAATCTGAAATCAAGTCTCTTATGGAAGCA GCTGATATAGATAACAGTGGAACAATAGATTATGGTGAATTTCTTGCTGCTACGTTACACATGAATAAGATGGAAAGAGAGGAGAATTTGATTGCAGCCTTTTCCTTTTTTGACAAAGACGCCAGTGGTTACATTACCATTGATGAGCTTCAACAAGCTTGCAAAGACTTCGGTCTAGGTGATGTTCATCTTGATGATATGATCAAAGAAATTGATCAGGATAAT GATGGGCGTATTGACTATGGGGAATTTGCTGCAATGATGAGAAAGGGTGGTGATCATGGTACTATAGGGAGGAACAGAACTGCTTCTCGCAATTTTAATTTTAATTTGGCTGATGCTTTCGGAATAAAAGAGTCTACATGA
- the LOC101313566 gene encoding peptidyl-prolyl cis-trans isomerase FKBP12-like: MGVEKEVLSAGTGPKPVPGQKVTVHCTGYGKNGDLNLKFWSTKDPGQQPFSFKIGQGSVIKGWDEGVLGMQVGEVARLRCSPDYAYGSGGFPAWGIQPNSVLVFEIEVLSLE, encoded by the exons ATGGGAGTGGAGAAGGAAGTTCTGAGCGCTGGAACTGGTCCCAAACCGGTACCAGGTCAAAAGGTCACCGTTCACTGCACTGGTTATG GAAAAAATGGTGATCTCAATCTCAAGTTTTGGAG CACTAAGGACCCTGGTCAGCAGCCTTTCAGCTTCAAAATTGGCCAAGGTTCTGTTATAAAAG GGTGGGATGAAGGTGTCCTTGGAATGCAAGTTGGAGAAGTTGCTCGCCTGCGG TGCTCTCCAGACTATGCATATGGATCTGGCGGATTTCCTGCATGGGGGATACAACCTAATTCAGTTTTGGTTTTTGAGATTGAAGTTCTAAGCTTGGAGTGA